Proteins encoded together in one Ptiloglossa arizonensis isolate GNS036 chromosome 9, iyPtiAriz1_principal, whole genome shotgun sequence window:
- the LOC143151507 gene encoding OTU domain-containing protein 7B: MNLGLSPYDGLEKESTSNNVLENGGGATKKLARGISRATENAAIVSYARSQLASIGSLDTPEFTFSLPDLTVYPDSFRQFLEKDLIEGGCLTSLEAAGRLNWWCGGKNGSDRVLWPLATSGDGNCLLHAASLGMWGFHDRLLTLREALHNTLAKGEYRHALFRRWKWRQMGLNAAAGLSYTEAEWLTEWQTIVDMASPIFRNQTATSYQSLEEVHVLALAHALKRPILVIAETMLKDAEGVALAPIPFGGVYLPLEVLPSRCHRTPLILAYHSAHFSPLVIVDGASDFGDGCGEGVSIPLVDPDTGQLLPVLFAVDPGPDWDWQEGSRDLLPCQQDTMEILLREYLDCEYQNFTSEEIERLSDSDGSLSKTAKQLLGVAKQFGSIGKSVSKRLWSMTKRPKSPPPTAGGLSTGLLCVRIRSRRHQYVDQMLQNYLQCAHARYLQDHKIDETGSEMNYGAGKSKFYAASDGGSHASVSKLLPINPNKDRTLYLSRSTFYNDQTSSNKVGSKRWNNSNSLGAIVKECRNEQCRFFGSAENDYYCSQCWANRRYR, translated from the exons ATGAACTTAGGACTATCCCCTTATGATGGTTTGGAGAAAGAATCAACTTCCAATAATGTATTGGAAAACGGAGGTGGTGCTACAAAGAAACTGGCTCGAGGTATATCTAGAGCAACTGAAAATGCAGCCATTGTCTCTTATGCTCGGTCTCAGTTAGCTAGTATAGGGTCTTTAGATACCCCAGAATTTACATTTTCGCTTCCTGACCTAACTGTGTATCCAG ATTCGTTTcgtcaatttttggaaaaagatcTGATAGAAGGTGGATGTTTAACCTCTCTGGAAGCTGCTGGCCGCTTAAATTGGTGGTGCGGTGGTAAAAATGGAAGTGACAGAGTTTTGTGGCCTTTGGCAACATCTGGAGATGGCAACTGCCTTTTACATGCAGCTTCTCTGGGCATGTGGGGCTTTCATGACAGGCTTCTTACATTAAGAGAAGCATTGCATAATACTTTAGCTAAAGGAGAGTACAGACATGCTTTGTTTAGAAGATGGAAATGGCGACAAATGGGTTTAAATGCAGCTGCAGGATTATCCTATACAGAAGCAGAGTGGTTAACTGAATGGCAAACCATAGTAGATATGGCTTCTCCTATTTTTAGAAACCAAACTGCTACTTCTTATCAGAGTCTTGAAGAA GTACATGTATTAGCTTTGGCTCATGCTTTGAAGAGGCCTATATTAGTTATAGCCGAAACTATGTTAAAGGATGCAGAAGGCGTAGCTTTAGCGCCAATACCGTTTGGCGGAGTATATCTACCATTGGAAGTACTTCCATCTCGTTGTCACAGAACTCCATTGATTCTAGCCTATCATTCTGCACACTTTTCACCTCTTGTCATTGTCGACGGAGCGAGTGATTTTGGAGATGGTTGTGGCGAAGGCGTTAGCATACCTCTCGTAGATCCAGACACAGGTCAATTATTACCAGTTTTATTCGCGGTAGATCCTGGACCTGACTGGGATTGGCAAGAAGGTTCTCGAGACTTGTTGCCTTGTCAGCAAGATACG ATGGAAATTTTATTGCGAGAATACTTGGACTGTGAATACCAAAATTTTACATCGGAAGAAATCGAAAGACTGTCGGATAGCGATGGTTCACTGTCTAAAACAGCAAAACAATTGTTAGGTGTTGCAAAACAATTTGGttcgattggtaaatccgttagcAAAAGACTATGGTCTATGACAAAGAGGCCAAAAAGCCCGCCACCCACGGCGGGCGGACTTTCTACAGGTTTATTATGTGTAAGAATCAGAAGCAGACGTCATCAGTATGTGGATCAGATGCTTCAGAATTATCTTCAATGTGCTCACGCGAG GTACCTGCAGGATCATAAAATTGACGAGACTGGTAGTGAAATGAATTACGGTGCTGGCAAATCCAAATTTTATGCTGCCAGCGATGGAGGAAGTCATGCAAGTGTTAGCAAATTGTTGCCCATTAATCCAAATAAGGATCGTACACTTTATCTTTCGAG ATCTACCTTTTACAATGACCAAACGTCGTCTAATAAAGTCGGGTCAAAGCGGTGGAATAATAGCAATAGTCTCGGG GCTATTGTTAAAGAATGTCGCAATGAACAATGTCGATTCTTTGGGTCGGCAGAAAATGACTACTATTGTTCACAATGTTGGGCGAATCGGCGTTACCGTTGA